The following proteins are co-located in the Argopecten irradians isolate NY chromosome 9, Ai_NY, whole genome shotgun sequence genome:
- the LOC138332193 gene encoding uncharacterized protein → MVNHCVVYRCSNRQNQEAKEKGVSFFRFPKDSRKRKAWVTAVNRANWLPNEESRICSEHFHCGWHSDEPADENYRPTLFSYKEKTPSVADQTRTDRQAKRSLLQEINETEFKKRREEESNYNFSMFSHHYCKTHQTVQPTEPKTFVDKGVQCDPDPLFEENRKLKKELKKTKEQVQESKWGVHKIQDNDEKTRFYTGLPTFTVFLWLFNFLKPKAEKMRYWVGQKTSSLTDRQRPSTGSLELVDQLFAVLMRLRLGLLVADLSDRFLISEGTFSKYFSTWIVFLRKELDFLNPFPSRDIIDRIMPTSFRLKYPSVRVIIDCTEIFIQRSSSLLNQSMTFSNYKHHTTIKFLVGITPSGIISFVSDGWPGKTSDRQLTIESGLIDLLNENDSIMADKGFTIRDVLEKKKCKLNIPPFKGASGQFSTDEVFETQEIASLRIHVERSIGRVKNFHILDGVMPLTLQPLSTHIFKVICWLTNFDVPLEN, encoded by the exons ATGGTGAATCACTGTGTTGTATACCGATGTTCAAATCGCCAAAACCAGGAGGCCAAAGAAAAAGGTGTCAGTTTTTTCCGTTTTCCGAAGGACTCGAGGAAAAGAAAGGCATGGGTAACTGCAGTAAATAGAGCAAATTGGTTGCCAAATGAGGAAAGTCGGATATGTTCTGAACATTTTCACTGCGGGTGGCACAGTGACGAGCCAGCAGACGAAAACTACCGGCCGACGTTATTCTCGTATAAAGAAAAGACGCCGTCCGTGGCAGATCAGACGAGAACAGATAGACAGGCAAAGAGAAGCCTGCTGCAg GAAATTAATGAGACAGAGTTTAAGAAAAGACGTGAGGAGGAAAGCAATTATAACTTCAGCATGTTTTCCCACCACTACTGTAAGACACATCAGACGGTACAGCCAACTGAACCAAAGACTTTTGTTGATAAAG GAGTTCAGTGTGATCCTGATCCACTGTTTGAGGAAAACAGGAAACTGAAGAAAGAGCTGAAAAAGACCAAAGAACAAGTCCAGGAGTCCAAATGGGGGGTTCACAAGATCCAAGATAATGATGAGAAGACACGTTTTTATACTGGGCTACCTACATTTACTGTCTTCTTGTGGCTGTTCAA TTTCCTTAAACCAAAGGCAGAGAAGATGAGGTACTGGGTAGGGCAGAAGACCTCAAGTTTAACAGACCGACAAAGACCATCTACTGGATCCTTGGAGCTTGTAGACCAACTGTTTGCTGTACTGATGAGGTTGCGGTTAGGTCTTTTAGTTGCTGATTTGTCAGATAGATTTCTCATATCAGAAGGAACTTTTTCAAAGTACTTTTCTACTTGGATTGTCTTTCTGCGGAAAGAACTAGATTTTTTGAATCCTTTTCCTTCACGAGATATCATTGATAGGATTATGCCAACTTCTTTTAGATTGAAATATCCCTCTGTCCGAGTAATAATCGATTGTACTGAAATTTTTATACAGCGTTCATCAAGTCTTCTTAATCAAAGTATGACATTTTCCAATTACAAGCATCATACCACTATCAAATTTTTAGTAGGTATTACACCATCTggtattatttcatttgtttctgATGGTTGGCCAGGAAAAACATCTGATCGTCAATTAACTATTGAATCAGGATTAATTGATTTACTTAATGAAAATGACAGCATCATGGCAGACAAAGGGTTTACAATAAGAGATGtattagaaaaaaagaaatgtaaattGAATATACCGCCTTTTAAAGGTGCTAGTGGACAGTTCTCCACAGATGAAGTTTTTGAGACACAAGAAATAGCATCATTGAGGATTCATGTTGAAAGGAGCATTGGGAGAGTAAAAAATTTCCATATTCTTGATGGAGTCATGCCACTTACTTTGCAACCATTATCAACACACATTTTTAAAGTCATCTGTTGGTTGACAAATTTTGACGTCCCTTTAGAAAATTAA